A section of the Oncorhynchus nerka isolate Pitt River linkage group LG3, Oner_Uvic_2.0, whole genome shotgun sequence genome encodes:
- the irgq2 gene encoding immunity-related GTPase family, q2: MAADVVSHSLNLLETLKESIENNKLSDVKDAVEDLLISRINLAVAGERGPEKSAFINALRGLGPEDEGAALSPCPTSPEEMAIYPNPKHPDFRLWDLPPTPAASPFDPEGYMERVKFLRYNVVVMAFTLSLQANSVAVFLEARSVQRDTVYFALLASEKDTEKGLEERRKASLELLKAQGVALPKVFLVRPSCLEKLDFPGLLEEMERDLPEIRAHALLLALPTLSPVLITQKRDAFKALVWAAASLSGGVSAIPVPLVASMVDARVGVRILTKARASLCLDDESVERLARQRGMEPARLKALRTCNLSAEVTKGEVKLRLAAAEKELTTNTTRLVEMAMPRHARSAGRSFTVMLQALNGAIDEMVVDAEKILAAAGIGEGK, translated from the coding sequence ATGGCGGCAGATGTTGTATCTCACAGCCTGAACCTCCTGGAGACTCTTAAAGAGTCTATTGAGAACAACAAGCTGTCAGATGTCAAGGATGCTGTGGAGGACCTCCTGATCAGCCGGATCAACCTGGCTGTGGCAGGAGAGCGGGGGCCCGAGAAGTCTGCATTCATCAACGCCCTCCGTGGCCTGGGGCCTGAAGATGAAGGAGCCGCCCTATCCCCGTGCCCCACTTCTCCAGAGGAGATGGCCATCTATCCCAACCCTAAGCACCCTGACTTCAGGCTCTGGGACTTGCCACCCACCCCCGCAGCCTCGCCCTTTGACCCAGAAGGGTACATGGAGCGGGTGAAGTTCCTGCGGTACAACGTGGTGGTCATGGCGTTCACACTGAGTCTCCAGGCCAACAGCGTGGCGGTGTTCCTGGAAGCCCGCTCTGTGCAGAGGGACACTGTGTACTTCGCCCTGCTGGCCTCGGAGAAGGACACAGAaaagggtctggaggagaggcggaaGGCCAGCCTAGAGTTGTTGAAGGCCCAGGGGGTGGCCCTGCCTAAGGTGTTCCTAGTGAGGCCCTCCTGTCTGGAGAAACTTGACTTCCCAGGActcctggaggagatggagagggacctACCAGAGATCCGGGCCCACGCTCTCCTCCTGGCCCTGCCCACTCTCTCCCCAGTCCTGATCACCCAGAAGAGAGACGCCTTCAAGGCCTTGGTCTGGGCTGCCGCGTCACTCTCTGGTGGGGTGTCGGCCATCCCCGTGCCCCTGGTGGCCTCCATGGTGGACGCCAGAGTGGGTGTGAGGATCCTCACCAAGGCCAGGGCTTCGCTCTGTCTGGACGACGAGTCTGTTGAGCGGTTGGCACGGCAACGCGGCATGGAGCCGGCACGGCTCAAAGCCCTGCGGACGTGTAACCTGTCGGCTGAAGTCACCAAGGGGGAGGTAAAGCTTCGGCTGGCAGCGGCAGAGAAGGAGTTGACCACCAACACGACCCGGCTGGTGGAGATGGCCATGCCCAGGCACGCCCGCTCAGCTGGTCGTTCCTTCACTGTCATGTTGCAGGCTCTCAATGGGGCCATCGATGAGATGGTGGTTGACGCAGAGAAGATACTGGCTGCTGCTGGTATTGGAGAGGGGAAATGA